The proteins below come from a single Procambarus clarkii isolate CNS0578487 chromosome 26, FALCON_Pclarkii_2.0, whole genome shotgun sequence genomic window:
- the LOC123756805 gene encoding beta-1,4-mannosyl-glycoprotein 4-beta-N-acetylglucosaminyltransferase: MIAVCLLSREEQQQLSGNDTVEASWSVDQHIILFATPTATRASYVDNDPRQEPAYSQGETLDATQATLRKKNERWQSGRSEVERDVGQETPDLWGGRERPQQMVHRVKDSHNEPLEEDHLKTNENMEKYKQENEGGWFKAKPDVGREFQDEFVTYSTDSTSTLLNTLERSETVHISADNSNRGTAEHNSNGDKEIYKDDNSVHKTINNNVTNILTIRTGKIITGIDNKSNGRRSSKRASGISDSKFKTNTSIHTKFPLIDDKRNYFQDIGNNITCFTSGTDIRRSKQSQDKRCHCLEGYFGVDCGIPEAAWFDTYRNKFPDTGLSRRQVPRRVINGVPVNHEFAMFEARMHELYDVVDVFIVAESNYTAHGDPKDFKFLKRFREDYLKDFQDKIVYIPLGFFSSLSKKNGWIADAYIRYYLGERGLLLLHGLRDDDLFVLSDADELPTKEILTFLKLYDGYPEPISFALRWSVFGFFWLNPAEASWLDWAQGAKEQLTVVTSVATVGMLRELLDDNVFYIRKKNLWQHHLLAKKLRKYRSEGHLVKDWVAGTVGHYAGWHCSWCFSPENMVYKMDSAQAADLPRWGDFPQKKNLTYITSRIWQGIWFDDELRYIPVKNSLDRFYAPRYMLDHPEVYRSILFHPGHDLNLNKTWQPP; encoded by the exons ATGATAGCGGTGTGTCTCCTCAGCcgggaagagcagcagcagctgtcagGAAACGACACTGTAGAGGCAAGCTGGAGCGTAGATCAACATATTATTCTCTTCGCGACTCCAACTGCAACCCGCGCCTCCTATGTTGATAACGACCCCCGCCAGGAGCCTGCATACAGCCAGGGGGAGACACTCGACGCAACTCAAGCCACTCTGAGAAAGAAGAATGAAAGATGGCAGTCTGGGAGAAGCGAAGTGGAGCGAGATGTCGGCCAGGAGACACCAGACCTctggggagggagagagcgaCCACAACAAATGGTTCATCGTGTGAAAGACTCACACAATGAGCCCCTAGAGGAAGATCATTTAAAAACTAATGAGAATATGGAGAAATATAAGCAAGAAAATGAAGGAGGATGGTTTAAGGCGAAGCCTGACGTTGGTCGAGAGTTTCAAGACGAATTTGTCACTTACAGCACTGACAGCACAAGTACCTTGTTAAATACACTCGAGAGAAGTGAAACCGTCCATATAAGTGCAGACAACTCTAACCGAGGTACAGCCGAACACAACAGTAATGGAGATAAAGAAATATATAAAGATGATAATAGCGTACATAAAACTATCAATAATAACGTAACGAATATTTTAACaattaggacaggtaaaattatcaCTGGTATTGACAACAAGAGCAATGGCCGCCGGTCGTCTAAAAGGGCGTCCGGAATAAGTGACAGTAAATTTAAAACAAATACGAGCATTCATACTAAATTTCCTTTAATTGATGACAAACGAAATTATTTTCAAGATATCGGAAACAATATTACTTGCTTCACTAGCGGCACAGATATAAGAAGATCGAAGCAGTCACAAGACAAAAGGTGCCACTGCCTGGAAGGATACTTCGGGGTGGACTGTGGCATCCCAGAGGCCGCATGGTTCGACACGTACAGGAATAAATTTCCAGACACTGGGCTGAGTCGCAGACAAGTGCCGCGACGAGTCATCAACGGCGTCCCCGTTAACCACGAGTTCGCGATGTTCGAGGCGAGGATGCACGAGCTGTACGACGTCGTTGACGTATTTATCGTCGCAGAGTCAAACTACACGGCGCACGGGGATCCTAAAGACTTCAAGTTCCTTAAAAGGTTCCGGGAAGACTACTTAAAGGACTTCCAGGACAAGATAGTGTACATACCTCTTGGTTTCTTTTCATCACTCTCGAAGAAGAATGGATGGATCGCGGACGCCTACATCAGGTATTACCTGGGCGAGAGGGGCCTCCTGCTACTACATGGTCTTCGTGATGACGACCTCTTCGTGCTCTCCGACGCTGACGAACTACCAACTAAGGAAATTCTAACCTTCTTGAAGCTCTACGACGGTTACCCAGAACCAATAAGTTTTGCTCTTCGGTGGAGTGTTTTTGGATTCTTCTGGCTGAATCCTGCTGAGGCATCATGGCTGGACTGGGCCCAGGGGGCCAAGGAGCAGCTTACCGTAGTTACCTCAGTGGCTACAGTGGGGATGCTGAGGGAGCTGCTGGATGACAACGTGTTTTACATCCGCAAAAAGAATCTGTGGCAGCATCACTTGCTGGCCAAGAAGCTGAGGAAGTATCGGAGTGAGGGCCACCTTGTCAAGGACTGGGTAGCTGGCACTGTGGGGCACTATGCTGGCTGGCACTGTTCTTGGTGCTTCAG CCCGGAGAACATGGTGTACAAGATGGACTCGGCGCAGGCCGCAGATTTACCTCGCTGGGGGGACTTTCCTCAGAAGAAGAACCTCACCTATATCACCTCCAGGATCTGGCAAGGAAT CTGGTTCGACGACGAGCTGCGGTATATACCTGTCAAGAACAGCCTGGACCGGTTCTACGCTCCTCGGTATATGCTGGACCATCCTGAAGTGTACCGGTCCATACTCTTCCACCCGGGACATGACCTCAACCTCAACAAGACTTGGCAGCCTCCCTAG